Proteins encoded by one window of Streptomyces uncialis:
- a CDS encoding MarR family winged helix-turn-helix transcriptional regulator yields the protein MPKPLSLAFDPIARADEHWKQRWGSVPSMAAITSIMRAQQILLAEVDAVVRPYGLTFARYEALVLLTFSKAGELPMSKIGERLMVHPTSVTNTVDRLVRSGLVEKRPNPNDGRGTLASITGKGREVVETATRELMAMDFGLGAYDAEECAEIFAMLRPLRVAAEDFEE from the coding sequence GTGCCGAAGCCGCTCAGCCTTGCCTTCGATCCCATCGCCCGCGCCGACGAACACTGGAAGCAACGATGGGGCAGCGTCCCGTCGATGGCCGCGATCACCTCGATCATGCGCGCCCAGCAGATCCTGCTGGCCGAGGTCGACGCGGTCGTCAGGCCGTACGGGCTGACCTTCGCCCGGTACGAGGCGCTGGTGCTGCTCACCTTCTCCAAGGCGGGCGAGCTGCCGATGTCCAAGATCGGCGAGCGGCTGATGGTCCACCCGACCTCCGTGACCAACACCGTCGACCGGCTCGTGCGCTCCGGACTGGTCGAGAAGCGGCCCAACCCCAACGACGGCCGGGGCACCCTCGCCTCCATCACCGGCAAGGGCCGTGAGGTGGTCGAGACGGCCACCCGGGAGCTGATGGCGATGGACTTCGGGCTCGGCGCGTACGACGCGGAGGAGTGCGCGGAGATCTTCGCGATGCTGCGCCCGCTGCGGGTGGCGGCGGAGGACTTCGAGGAGTGA
- a CDS encoding ArsR/SmtB family transcription factor: protein MPLHLHFTEDAYLASRFAISPLWETQEAVRTLKRPDRHGYHPRWLRRIKAAEPPLDLSPVWLLMPQRGHSPDWLGPPPLGPAATFAEEIAAVRTADPAMARAEMAIALGHTPGAARTPLARELLADPARAVQRLADLLEQAWHTLVEPDWPRLRALLEADVAYHSRRLADIGLGALLGELDRRLSWSDRTLTLEYHSEHVRRLDGRGLVLMPSVFSWPDVISGYDPPWQPTLVYPVRGLAGLWAGGPAPDAVRGALVRLLGRGRAAVLTALDEPASTTALALRLDLAPSSVSAHLTALRDTGLLTSRRYGHQVLYERSPLGMALLTAGE, encoded by the coding sequence GTGCCCCTGCATCTGCACTTCACCGAGGACGCCTACCTGGCCTCGCGGTTCGCGATCTCGCCGCTCTGGGAGACCCAGGAGGCGGTCCGTACGCTGAAGCGCCCCGACCGGCACGGCTACCACCCCCGGTGGCTGCGGCGCATCAAGGCCGCCGAGCCGCCGCTCGACCTCTCCCCCGTCTGGCTGCTGATGCCGCAGCGGGGGCACAGCCCCGACTGGCTGGGGCCGCCCCCGCTGGGTCCGGCGGCCACCTTCGCCGAGGAGATCGCGGCCGTCCGCACCGCCGATCCGGCGATGGCCCGCGCGGAGATGGCCATCGCGCTGGGCCATACCCCGGGCGCCGCCCGCACCCCGCTCGCGCGGGAACTGCTCGCGGACCCGGCCCGCGCGGTCCAGCGGCTGGCGGATCTGCTGGAACAGGCGTGGCACACGCTGGTGGAGCCGGACTGGCCCCGTCTGCGGGCGCTGCTGGAGGCGGATGTGGCGTACCACTCGCGCCGGCTCGCGGACATCGGTCTCGGCGCGCTGCTGGGCGAGCTGGACCGGCGGCTGAGCTGGTCCGACCGCACGCTCACGCTGGAGTACCACAGCGAGCACGTACGGCGGCTGGACGGGCGGGGTCTGGTGCTGATGCCGAGCGTGTTCTCGTGGCCCGATGTGATCAGCGGCTACGACCCGCCGTGGCAGCCGACGCTCGTCTATCCGGTGCGCGGCCTCGCCGGGCTGTGGGCCGGGGGGCCCGCGCCGGACGCGGTGCGCGGGGCGCTGGTGCGGCTGCTGGGCCGGGGCCGGGCGGCGGTCCTGACCGCGCTGGACGAGCCCGCGAGCACGACCGCGCTGGCCCTGCGGCTGGACCTCGCCCCGTCGTCGGTGTCGGCGCATCTGACCGCGCTGCGCGACACGGGCCTGCTGACCTCCCGCCGGTACGGGCACCAGGTGCTGTACGAGCGCAGCCCGCTGGGGATGGCCCTGCTCACGGCCGGGGAGTGA
- a CDS encoding response regulator transcription factor, whose translation MRLLIVEDEKRLALSLARGLTAEGYAVDVVHDGLEGLHRASEGDYDLVVLDIMLPGMNGYRVCAALRAAGHDVPILMLTAKDGEYDEAEGLDTGADDYLTKPFSYVVLVARVKALLRRRGRVGGSPVHVLGDLTVDTAAHRVLRGEEEVPLTAKEFAVLEQLLLRSGEVVSKSEILEHVWDFAYDGDPNIVEVYVSALRRKLGASRIRTVRGAGYRLEGGR comes from the coding sequence ATGCGCCTTTTGATCGTGGAGGACGAGAAGCGGCTGGCCCTGTCCCTGGCCAGGGGACTCACCGCCGAGGGATACGCCGTGGACGTCGTGCACGACGGTCTGGAGGGCCTGCACCGCGCGAGCGAGGGCGACTACGACCTCGTCGTCCTCGACATCATGCTGCCGGGGATGAACGGCTACCGGGTCTGTGCCGCGCTGCGCGCCGCCGGGCACGACGTACCGATCCTGATGCTGACCGCGAAGGACGGCGAGTACGACGAGGCCGAGGGCCTGGACACCGGCGCCGACGACTACCTGACCAAGCCGTTCTCGTACGTCGTGCTGGTCGCCCGGGTGAAGGCGCTGCTGCGCCGGCGCGGGCGGGTCGGCGGCTCCCCGGTGCATGTCCTCGGTGATCTCACGGTGGACACCGCGGCCCACCGCGTGCTGCGCGGCGAGGAGGAAGTGCCGCTCACCGCGAAGGAGTTCGCGGTCCTCGAACAACTGCTGCTGCGCTCCGGCGAGGTCGTCTCCAAGAGCGAGATCCTCGAACACGTATGGGACTTCGCTTACGACGGCGACCCGAACATCGTCGAGGTGTACGTGAGCGCGCTGCGGCGCAAGCTGGGGGCTTCGCGTATCCGGACCGTGCGCGGCGCCGGGTACCGGCTGGAGGGCGGCCGATGA
- a CDS encoding AIM24 family protein produces MYGPPPGPVVHDPVTLPSDDNVNSYTFCVELKGNEWFLQKGKMIAYYGAMEFNGIGHGRLDRLVRTSFHSPLHASDWVVASGSGKFLLADRAFDVNSFDLEDGNLTIRSGNLLAFQPSLALKQSIVPGFLTLIGTGKFVAASNGPVVFMEPPMRVDPQALVGWADCPSPCHHYDHAYMTGVMGGLRALTGVGGVSGEEHQFEFVGAGTVLLQSSERLMAEQATGTVPHQAGVPGGHGGQGQGVPRLPGQLGDLQRRFGL; encoded by the coding sequence ATGTACGGGCCGCCGCCCGGACCGGTCGTGCACGATCCGGTGACGCTGCCGTCGGACGACAACGTCAACAGTTACACCTTCTGTGTGGAACTCAAGGGCAACGAGTGGTTCCTCCAGAAAGGCAAGATGATCGCCTATTACGGGGCGATGGAGTTCAACGGCATCGGCCATGGGCGCCTCGACCGGCTGGTGCGCACGTCGTTCCACTCGCCGCTGCACGCGAGCGACTGGGTGGTGGCGTCGGGCTCGGGGAAGTTCCTGCTCGCCGACCGCGCCTTCGATGTGAACTCCTTCGACCTGGAGGACGGCAATCTGACGATCCGCTCCGGCAATCTGCTCGCTTTTCAGCCAAGTCTCGCGCTCAAGCAGTCGATCGTCCCGGGGTTCCTGACCCTGATCGGCACGGGAAAGTTCGTCGCCGCGTCGAACGGCCCGGTGGTCTTCATGGAGCCGCCGATGCGGGTCGATCCGCAGGCCCTGGTGGGCTGGGCGGACTGCCCGTCGCCGTGCCACCACTACGACCACGCCTATATGACGGGGGTCATGGGCGGTCTACGTGCGCTGACGGGCGTCGGCGGGGTGTCCGGGGAGGAGCACCAGTTCGAGTTCGTCGGTGCGGGTACGGTGCTGTTGCAGTCGAGCGAGCGGCTGATGGCGGAGCAGGCGACCGGCACGGTCCCCCATCAGGCGGGGGTGCCGGGAGGTCACGGCGGCCAGGGGCAGGGGGTACCGCGCCTTCCCGGACAGCTCGGCGACCTCCAGCGCCGCTTCGGGCTGTGA
- a CDS encoding MFS transporter: MSEKPLPEQPPRPGAATDAPPTAVPPSAVPPTRPGTSAPPGPDPGPGPGPDPGAGDGDGDGGSVGYREVFRVREFRWVFMAHLFSLLGVVVSEIALTVLVYRLTGSPFLSALAFALGMLPYVIGGTLLAGIADRYPARRVLVSCDLVCAGCAALMALPATPVVALLALRCAIAMVAPVFSGTRMATLVDILGEGELFVLGRSLLRIVSQSAVLAGFGIGGVLLTVVSPRGALVITLGTFLLSALLLRAGTKRRPARSGEGGSLARYSLGGVRTVLADRRMRALLLFLWVPPMFVVVPEALAAAYADQLGLSTVWVGLLMCAMPVGTVLAELYVGSALSPAARARIALPLGAFLLLPLVGYAWVPEPGWAVALMLLSGAGFAYTLGADRWFVDSVPAELRGRAMTVHTAGLMTIQGVGMALAGAAAEVFAVSTVVAGAGVLGTTVCVLLALEVRRVLRGPGQGPPGLRREPVAATAGPPGPKGETGLTAI, translated from the coding sequence ATGTCTGAAAAGCCGCTGCCCGAGCAGCCGCCCCGGCCCGGGGCCGCCACCGACGCCCCTCCGACGGCCGTTCCCCCGTCGGCCGTACCGCCCACGAGGCCCGGCACATCGGCGCCCCCAGGACCCGATCCAGGTCCAGGTCCAGGTCCGGACCCGGGCGCGGGCGACGGGGACGGGGACGGGGGGTCCGTGGGGTACCGGGAGGTGTTCCGGGTCCGGGAGTTCCGGTGGGTGTTCATGGCCCATCTGTTCTCGCTGCTCGGGGTGGTGGTCAGCGAGATCGCGCTGACCGTGCTCGTGTACCGGCTCACCGGCTCCCCGTTCCTCAGCGCCCTCGCGTTCGCCCTGGGGATGCTGCCGTACGTCATCGGGGGCACCCTGCTCGCCGGGATCGCCGACCGCTACCCGGCCCGCCGGGTCCTCGTCTCCTGCGATCTGGTGTGCGCCGGATGCGCCGCGCTGATGGCCCTGCCCGCCACACCCGTCGTCGCGCTCCTCGCGCTGCGCTGCGCCATCGCCATGGTCGCGCCCGTCTTCAGCGGCACCCGGATGGCGACCCTCGTGGACATCCTCGGCGAGGGCGAGCTGTTCGTCCTCGGCCGTTCGCTGCTGCGGATCGTGTCGCAGAGCGCCGTCCTCGCCGGGTTCGGGATCGGCGGGGTGCTGCTCACCGTCGTGTCCCCCCGGGGCGCGCTCGTGATCACCCTGGGCACCTTCCTGCTGTCGGCCCTGCTGCTGCGGGCCGGTACGAAGCGCCGTCCCGCGCGCAGCGGCGAGGGCGGTTCGCTGGCCCGCTACTCGCTCGGCGGGGTCCGTACCGTCCTCGCCGACCGCCGGATGCGCGCGCTGCTGCTGTTCCTGTGGGTGCCGCCGATGTTCGTGGTCGTCCCGGAGGCGCTGGCCGCCGCGTACGCGGACCAGCTCGGGCTGAGCACCGTCTGGGTCGGGCTGCTGATGTGCGCGATGCCGGTCGGCACGGTCCTGGCGGAGCTGTACGTGGGCTCCGCGCTCTCCCCGGCGGCCCGGGCGCGGATCGCCCTCCCGCTGGGCGCGTTCCTGCTGCTGCCGCTGGTCGGCTACGCGTGGGTCCCCGAGCCCGGCTGGGCGGTGGCGCTGATGCTGCTGTCGGGCGCCGGGTTCGCGTACACACTCGGCGCCGACCGGTGGTTCGTCGACTCGGTGCCGGCAGAGCTGCGCGGGCGGGCGATGACCGTGCACACCGCCGGGCTCATGACCATCCAGGGTGTCGGAATGGCGCTCGCCGGGGCCGCCGCCGAGGTGTTCGCGGTCAGTACGGTCGTCGCGGGCGCCGGGGTGCTCGGCACCACGGTGTGCGTCCTGCTCGCCCTGGAGGTCCGCCGGGTCCTGCGGGGTCCCGGCCAAGGCCCGCCGGGGCTCCGCCGGGAGCCGGTCGCGGCCACGGCCGGGCCGCCCGGACCGAAGGGCGAGACAGGACTGACCGCCATATGA
- a CDS encoding DUF3817 domain-containing protein, translating into MKQTVLTRYRVMAYITAIWLLVFTAAIIAKYGFETGDTMVISQIHGVLFIVYVVFAFDLGSKAKWPFGKLLWVLAAGCIPVASFFVEPKISREVQPLVTDRPQEPAKA; encoded by the coding sequence ATGAAACAAACGGTGCTGACCCGCTACCGGGTGATGGCGTACATCACCGCCATCTGGCTGCTCGTGTTCACCGCGGCCATCATCGCGAAGTACGGCTTCGAGACCGGCGACACCATGGTGATCTCGCAGATCCACGGCGTCCTGTTCATCGTGTACGTGGTCTTCGCCTTCGATCTCGGGTCCAAGGCGAAGTGGCCCTTCGGCAAGCTGCTGTGGGTGCTCGCCGCGGGCTGCATCCCGGTCGCGTCCTTCTTCGTGGAGCCGAAGATCAGCCGCGAGGTCCAGCCGCTGGTCACGGACCGTCCGCAGGAGCCCGCCAAGGCGTGA
- a CDS encoding AIM24 family protein, giving the protein MFRLQGSKVLAVDMSGDCVRAKNGSMVAYDGQMSFKKMSGGGEGVRGMVTRRLTGEQLTVMEVRGQGTCWFADRASEINLVNLQGDTLYVEASNLLATDAGLRTGTTFTGLRGASQGGGLFTTTVEGHGQAALTSDGPAIVLRVSARYPLSVDPGAYIAHQGNLRQSFQSGVTFRTLIGEGGGEAFQIRFEGDGLVYVQPSERNTVGGDV; this is encoded by the coding sequence ATGTTCCGGCTCCAAGGGAGCAAAGTGCTCGCCGTCGACATGTCCGGCGACTGCGTCAGGGCGAAGAACGGCTCGATGGTCGCCTACGACGGCCAGATGAGCTTCAAGAAGATGAGCGGCGGCGGCGAGGGCGTCCGCGGGATGGTGACGCGGCGCCTCACCGGTGAGCAGCTGACCGTGATGGAGGTGAGGGGGCAGGGCACCTGCTGGTTCGCCGACCGGGCGAGCGAGATCAATCTGGTGAACCTCCAGGGCGACACCCTGTACGTGGAGGCGAGCAATCTGCTGGCCACGGACGCGGGGCTGCGCACCGGGACGACGTTCACCGGGCTGCGCGGCGCCTCCCAGGGCGGCGGGCTGTTCACGACCACGGTCGAGGGCCATGGCCAGGCGGCGCTCACCTCGGACGGTCCGGCGATCGTGCTGCGGGTGTCGGCCCGGTACCCGCTGTCGGTGGACCCGGGGGCGTACATCGCGCACCAGGGGAACCTCCGGCAGAGCTTCCAGTCCGGTGTGACGTTCCGCACCCTGATCGGTGAGGGCGGCGGGGAGGCGTTCCAGATCCGCTTCGAGGGCGACGGTCTGGTGTACGTGCAGCCCAGCGAGCGCAACACGGTCGGAGGGGACGTCTGA
- a CDS encoding MarR family winged helix-turn-helix transcriptional regulator: METETATPWLTDAEQSAWRTHLEVNRLLQHQLERDLQPFGLTINDYEILVNLSESDDHRMRMSDLAASTLQSKSRLSHQITRMENAELVRRENCESDRRGLFAVLTEHGLVTMRKVAPHHVASVRRHFIDLVPPGDLEQLHKSLAPIAEHLRAQRGRA, encoded by the coding sequence ATGGAGACCGAGACGGCTACGCCCTGGCTGACCGACGCCGAGCAGAGCGCATGGCGCACCCATCTGGAGGTCAACCGGCTGCTTCAGCACCAACTGGAGAGGGATCTCCAGCCGTTCGGCCTGACGATCAACGACTACGAGATCCTCGTCAATCTCTCGGAGTCCGACGACCACCGGATGCGGATGAGTGATCTCGCCGCGTCGACACTCCAGTCCAAGAGCAGGCTGTCCCACCAGATCACGCGGATGGAGAACGCTGAGCTGGTACGGCGGGAGAACTGCGAGTCCGACCGCCGGGGACTGTTCGCCGTGCTCACGGAGCACGGACTGGTGACCATGCGGAAGGTGGCACCACACCATGTCGCCTCCGTACGGCGGCACTTCATCGACCTGGTCCCGCCGGGCGATCTGGAGCAGCTCCACAAGTCGCTCGCCCCGATCGCCGAACACCTCCGCGCACAACGCGGCCGCGCCTGA
- a CDS encoding MTH1187 family thiamine-binding protein, protein MIVAFSVTPLGVGEDVGEYVADAVRVVRESGLPHRTDAMFTSVEGEWDEVMDVVKRAVAAVEARAPRVSLVLKADLRPGVTDGLTSKVETVERHLANG, encoded by the coding sequence ATGATCGTCGCCTTCTCCGTCACCCCGCTCGGTGTCGGCGAGGACGTCGGGGAGTACGTCGCCGACGCCGTCCGGGTGGTCCGCGAGTCCGGGCTCCCGCACCGCACCGACGCGATGTTCACCTCCGTCGAAGGCGAGTGGGACGAGGTGATGGACGTCGTGAAGCGCGCCGTCGCCGCCGTCGAGGCCCGCGCGCCACGGGTCTCCCTGGTCCTCAAGGCCGATCTGCGCCCCGGTGTGACCGACGGCCTCACCAGCAAGGTCGAGACCGTCGAACGCCACCTCGCCAACGGCTGA
- a CDS encoding sensor histidine kinase → MRRLFGSVRAQATLGATLVVAVALVAAGTAVLLALRISLTEQAGTQAESTANRVASRLASGVAYGGLDLPEGEDSPVQVLDAQGRVVAASEGLERISGTASDEVRPKPGPSASPTGDGDGDGDSGDGNGPDGNDQPDGNDQDDDADDADDENARDPGDISEDVAYSDGSATVNGDSTEYRFARVGVDAPGKGELRVYAGAPLSAERSAVGTTTTAMLIGFPLLLGVVSGVTWLVTRRAMRPVEGIRREMAAITASEDLRRRVPVPGTHDEVARLARTTNVTLAALEESVERQRRFVADASHELRSPIASLRTQLEVGAAHPELLDLEGAVADTVRLQQLAADLLLLARLDAGERPGDARLDLAALVREELSQRVGDRVPVGQELAHAEVAGSRGQLARVLGNLVDNAQRHAEGAVSVSVRVRDGEAVLAVGDDGSGVPAGERDRIFERFVRLDDARSRDDGGAGLGLAIARDVARRHGGTLTVRDCPAGGALFELSLPLAV, encoded by the coding sequence ATGAGGCGGCTCTTCGGATCGGTCCGCGCGCAGGCGACCCTGGGGGCCACCCTGGTCGTCGCGGTGGCGCTGGTCGCCGCCGGTACGGCGGTGCTCCTCGCGCTGCGCATCAGCCTCACCGAGCAGGCCGGCACCCAGGCCGAGTCCACCGCGAACCGGGTCGCGTCCCGGCTCGCCTCCGGCGTCGCGTACGGCGGGCTGGACCTGCCCGAGGGCGAGGACAGCCCCGTCCAGGTGCTCGACGCCCAGGGCCGGGTCGTGGCCGCCAGCGAGGGCCTGGAACGGATCAGCGGGACCGCGTCCGACGAGGTGCGCCCGAAGCCGGGACCCTCCGCCTCGCCCACCGGGGACGGCGACGGGGACGGTGACTCCGGTGACGGCAACGGCCCGGACGGCAACGACCAGCCGGACGGCAACGACCAGGACGACGACGCGGACGACGCCGACGACGAGAACGCGCGGGACCCCGGCGACATCTCCGAGGACGTCGCGTACTCCGACGGCTCGGCGACCGTGAACGGCGACTCCACCGAGTACCGCTTCGCCCGGGTCGGCGTCGACGCGCCCGGCAAGGGTGAGCTGCGGGTGTACGCGGGCGCCCCGCTGTCCGCCGAGCGCAGCGCCGTCGGTACGACCACCACCGCGATGCTCATCGGTTTCCCGCTGCTGCTCGGGGTGGTGTCCGGGGTGACCTGGCTGGTGACCCGGCGGGCCATGCGGCCCGTCGAGGGCATCCGGCGGGAGATGGCCGCGATCACCGCGTCCGAGGACCTGCGGCGCAGGGTGCCCGTACCGGGTACGCACGACGAGGTGGCGCGGCTCGCCCGCACCACCAATGTCACCCTGGCCGCGCTGGAGGAGTCCGTGGAGCGGCAGCGGCGGTTCGTCGCGGATGCCTCGCACGAGCTGCGCAGCCCGATCGCCTCGCTGCGCACCCAGCTGGAAGTGGGCGCCGCGCATCCCGAGTTGCTGGATCTGGAGGGCGCGGTCGCGGACACCGTACGGCTTCAGCAGCTCGCGGCCGATCTGCTGCTGCTGGCCCGGCTGGACGCGGGGGAGCGGCCGGGGGACGCCCGGCTGGACCTGGCCGCGCTGGTCCGGGAGGAGCTGTCGCAGCGGGTGGGGGACCGGGTGCCGGTCGGCCAGGAGCTGGCGCACGCGGAAGTGGCCGGTTCCCGTGGGCAGTTGGCGCGGGTTCTGGGCAATCTCGTGGACAACGCGCAGCGGCACGCCGAGGGCGCGGTGTCGGTGTCGGTGCGGGTGCGCGACGGCGAGGCGGTGCTGGCCGTCGGGGACGACGGGAGCGGGGTGCCGGCCGGGGAGCGGGACCGGATCTTCGAGCGGTTCGTCCGGCTGGACGACGCGCGTAGCCGTGACGACGGCGGGGCCGGGCTGGGGCTGGCGATCGCGCGGGACGTGGCACGCAGGCACGGGGGGACGCTGACCGTCCGGGACTGTCCGGCGGGCGGCGCGCTCTTCGAGCTGAGTCTGCCGCTGGCCGTCTGA
- a CDS encoding AIM24 family protein, whose translation MPFREVNAKMIEATVTPGQRLFSQRGAMLGYRGEVSFTPNSAGGQGGLSSMIGRRVAGEAAPLMTVEGSGTVLFGHGGHHIQLITLTGDTLYVEADRLLAFEGTLQQGTMFLGAQGGVMGMVRGQVSGQGLFTTTLKGHGAVAVMAHGGVIELPISPQRPVHVDPQAYVAHHGEVRNKLSTALGWRDMVGRGSGEGFQLELSGHGVVYVQASEEKL comes from the coding sequence ATGCCGTTCCGTGAGGTCAACGCCAAGATGATCGAGGCCACCGTCACCCCCGGGCAGCGGCTGTTCAGCCAGCGGGGCGCGATGCTCGGGTACCGGGGCGAGGTGTCGTTCACCCCCAACTCCGCGGGCGGGCAGGGCGGGCTGTCCTCGATGATCGGCCGCCGGGTCGCGGGTGAGGCGGCCCCGCTGATGACGGTCGAGGGCAGCGGCACGGTGCTGTTCGGGCACGGCGGCCATCACATCCAGCTGATCACCCTGACCGGCGACACCCTGTACGTGGAGGCGGACCGGCTGCTCGCGTTCGAGGGGACGCTCCAGCAGGGCACGATGTTCCTGGGCGCCCAGGGCGGGGTGATGGGCATGGTGCGCGGCCAGGTCTCCGGGCAGGGGCTGTTCACCACGACCTTGAAGGGACACGGCGCGGTGGCGGTGATGGCGCACGGCGGGGTGATCGAACTGCCGATCTCGCCGCAGCGCCCGGTGCATGTCGACCCGCAGGCGTACGTGGCGCACCACGGTGAGGTGCGCAACAAGCTGTCGACCGCGCTGGGCTGGCGGGACATGGTGGGCCGGGGCTCGGGCGAGGGGTTCCAGCTGGAACTGAGCGGGCACGGCGTGGTGTACGTCCAGGCGTCGGAGGAGAAGCTGTGA
- a CDS encoding DUF3817 domain-containing protein, with amino-acid sequence MDIKTASALRRLRLVSAPEAVSFLLLLVCSVLKRTTDFNAVPAMGMIHGVLFVVYALFWADAWNRTKWSFGTAALYFVLSVLPFGGFVAERRLKREAEDEVIASRARREGVVKA; translated from the coding sequence GTGGACATCAAGACCGCATCCGCACTCCGACGCCTGCGCCTGGTCTCGGCGCCCGAGGCCGTCTCGTTCCTGTTGCTGCTCGTCTGCTCCGTGCTGAAGCGGACCACCGACTTCAACGCGGTGCCCGCGATGGGCATGATCCACGGTGTCCTGTTCGTGGTGTACGCCCTCTTCTGGGCCGACGCCTGGAACCGCACCAAGTGGTCGTTCGGTACCGCGGCCCTCTACTTCGTGCTCTCCGTCCTGCCGTTCGGCGGGTTCGTCGCCGAGCGCCGTCTCAAGCGTGAGGCGGAGGACGAGGTCATCGCCTCGCGCGCCCGCCGCGAAGGGGTCGTGAAGGCATGA
- the meaB gene encoding methylmalonyl Co-A mutase-associated GTPase MeaB — translation MNQDVSSLVAQAREGRPRAVARLISLVEGASPQLREVMAALAPLTGNAYVIGLTGPPGVGKSTTTSALVGAYRRQGRRVGVLAVDPSSPFSGGALLGDRVRMSDHASDAGVYIRSMATRGHLGGLAWAAPQAIRVLDAAGCDVILVETVGVGQSEVEIAAQADTSVVLLAPGMGDGIQAAKAGILEIGDVYVVNKADRDGADATARELNHMLGLGEARRPGDWRPPIVRTVASRGEGIDEVVAALEKHKGWMDGRGVLVDRRRERAAKEIEVIAVTALRERLADVHGGQRVRVLSLAERVLAGELDAYAAADEVTRALASG, via the coding sequence GTGAACCAGGACGTCTCCTCGCTGGTGGCACAGGCGCGGGAAGGACGGCCCCGGGCCGTCGCCCGGCTGATCTCGCTGGTCGAGGGGGCGTCACCCCAGCTGCGTGAGGTGATGGCCGCGCTGGCGCCGCTGACCGGCAACGCGTACGTCATCGGGCTCACCGGGCCGCCCGGGGTCGGCAAGTCCACCACCACCTCCGCGCTGGTCGGCGCGTACCGGCGGCAGGGCCGGCGGGTGGGGGTGCTCGCGGTCGACCCGTCCTCGCCGTTCTCCGGCGGGGCGCTGCTCGGGGACCGGGTCCGGATGTCGGACCACGCGTCCGACGCCGGGGTCTACATCCGGTCGATGGCGACCCGCGGGCATCTCGGTGGCCTCGCCTGGGCCGCGCCGCAGGCGATCCGGGTACTGGACGCCGCCGGGTGCGACGTGATCCTGGTGGAGACCGTCGGGGTCGGCCAGTCCGAGGTCGAGATCGCGGCGCAGGCCGACACCAGTGTGGTGCTGCTCGCGCCCGGGATGGGCGACGGTATCCAGGCCGCGAAGGCGGGCATCCTGGAGATCGGCGACGTGTACGTGGTGAACAAGGCCGACCGGGACGGGGCGGACGCGACGGCCCGGGAGCTGAACCACATGCTCGGGCTCGGGGAGGCCCGGCGGCCCGGGGACTGGCGTCCGCCGATCGTGCGGACCGTCGCGTCCCGGGGGGAGGGGATCGACGAGGTCGTCGCGGCCCTGGAGAAGCACAAGGGGTGGATGGACGGGCGGGGGGTGCTGGTCGACCGGCGGCGGGAGCGGGCCGCGAAGGAGATCGAGGTGATCGCGGTCACGGCGCTGCGGGAGCGGCTCGCGGATGTGCACGGGGGGCAGCGGGTGCGGGTTCTCTCGCTCGCGGAGCGGGTCCTGGCGGGCGAGCTCGATGCCTACGCGGCGGCGGACGAGGTGACGCGGGCGCTGGCCTCCGGGTGA
- a CDS encoding PepSY domain-containing protein: MKRKIVIATAAAALLVGGGTATAFAVVGGDGDGDRGVHKSSVELKGDDHDDADDRDDDKNERDDRDDRADDRADGKDDADDRAAAPTGVKVTAAEAIATALKERSGTVVSVDLDEDDSKVAWDVEIIGADRNVHNVTVDPGNGKVLGSYAEKDDDDRDDVKRDLAALKGAQVNAQDAVRAAAAYGTVTSLDLDDDGSGAWDAETRASGKAADWTVSLTSAKVAPAAADTDDDSDSDD, translated from the coding sequence ATGAAGCGCAAGATCGTGATCGCGACGGCCGCCGCGGCTCTGCTCGTCGGCGGGGGCACGGCCACCGCGTTCGCCGTGGTGGGCGGCGACGGCGACGGCGACCGTGGCGTCCACAAGTCGAGCGTGGAACTGAAGGGCGACGACCACGACGACGCCGACGACCGGGACGACGACAAGAACGAGCGCGACGACCGGGACGACCGTGCCGATGACCGTGCCGACGGCAAGGACGACGCCGACGACCGTGCCGCCGCCCCGACCGGGGTGAAGGTCACCGCCGCGGAGGCGATCGCCACGGCGCTGAAGGAGCGGTCCGGGACCGTCGTGTCGGTCGACCTGGACGAGGACGACTCCAAGGTGGCCTGGGACGTCGAGATCATCGGCGCCGACCGCAACGTCCACAACGTGACCGTGGACCCGGGCAACGGCAAGGTGCTCGGCTCGTACGCCGAGAAGGACGACGACGACCGCGACGACGTGAAGCGGGACCTGGCGGCGCTGAAGGGTGCGCAGGTCAACGCGCAGGACGCGGTGCGGGCCGCCGCGGCGTACGGGACCGTGACGTCGCTGGACCTCGACGACGACGGTTCCGGTGCGTGGGACGCGGAGACGCGGGCCTCCGGCAAGGCGGCGGACTGGACGGTGTCCCTCACCTCGGCGAAGGTGGCTCCCGCCGCGGCCGACACCGACGACGACTCGGACTCCGACGACTGA